From the genome of Cytobacillus luteolus, one region includes:
- a CDS encoding cupredoxin domain-containing protein, with amino-acid sequence MKLVYISKKWIMFVSFCFLAAITSWYVVDRETLPTAQDQNQEFVINMVTGEFKSKTEDGKEIEAYRWDPGTIYIPKGQNVKLSIYGVNGKEHPFIIEGTDIKGTVTKGKETILNLKFDEEGIYRLICLTHEDIAHNGPMIAYIVVD; translated from the coding sequence ATGAAGCTGGTGTACATAAGTAAAAAATGGATTATGTTTGTTTCATTCTGTTTTCTAGCCGCCATTACAAGTTGGTATGTGGTTGATCGTGAAACCTTGCCTACTGCCCAAGACCAAAACCAAGAATTTGTCATTAATATGGTGACTGGGGAATTTAAGAGTAAAACTGAAGACGGAAAGGAAATAGAAGCTTATCGATGGGACCCAGGAACAATCTATATTCCAAAGGGACAAAACGTAAAGTTAAGTATTTACGGAGTGAATGGCAAGGAACATCCATTCATCATTGAAGGCACTGACATCAAAGGGACAGTAACAAAGGGTAAGGAAACCATCCTCAATCTAAAGTTTGATGAAGAGGGAATTTATCGCTTAATCTGTCTAACACACGAAGATATTGCACACAATGGACCAATGATTGCTTATATTGTTGTTGATTAA
- a CDS encoding LL-diaminopimelate aminotransferase, translating to MKFTVATRMNAFKESVFNELLKFKKQLLAEGRDIVDLSVGSPDLPPPNYIMDELNSYVNKPTSYGYTLTAIEEFKEAVCTYYNNKYQVSLELQSEVLMVMGSQDGLVHLPMVFANPGDFILVPDPGYTAYATAVAMAGAKPYPMPLLEQNEFLPDLSSIPKNIADQAKMMILNFPGNPIPALATVDFFREVISFAKKYNIIVVHDFAYSELYYEQEKPISFLSVEGAKEVGVEFNSLSKSFNLAGCRIGYIVGNQEIIHSLNVLKGNLDYGVFLPVQKAAIAALTVETDFSDQLRATYKKRRDKLVNGLSALGWKVTSPSASMFVWARIPNGTTSTKFAYDLLDKAGVVVTPGNAFGESGEGYVRIALVQDEVTLERAISQIKSSGLFTND from the coding sequence ATGAAGTTTACAGTAGCGACTAGAATGAATGCCTTCAAGGAAAGTGTGTTTAATGAATTATTGAAATTTAAAAAACAACTACTAGCAGAGGGAAGAGACATCGTGGATTTAAGTGTGGGTAGCCCAGACTTACCACCACCAAATTACATAATGGATGAGCTAAATAGCTACGTAAATAAGCCAACATCCTATGGATATACATTAACTGCAATTGAAGAATTTAAGGAGGCAGTTTGTACTTACTACAATAATAAGTACCAGGTGTCTTTAGAATTACAAAGTGAAGTATTAATGGTAATGGGATCGCAAGACGGGCTTGTGCATCTACCGATGGTTTTTGCGAATCCAGGTGATTTTATTTTAGTACCTGATCCAGGCTATACTGCCTATGCAACTGCAGTAGCAATGGCAGGTGCTAAGCCTTATCCGATGCCTTTATTAGAGCAGAATGAATTTTTGCCAGATTTGTCATCGATTCCAAAAAATATTGCGGATCAAGCTAAAATGATGATACTGAACTTTCCTGGAAACCCAATTCCAGCGTTAGCAACTGTGGATTTTTTTAGGGAAGTCATTTCTTTTGCAAAAAAATACAATATTATCGTTGTTCATGATTTTGCTTACTCCGAACTATATTATGAGCAGGAAAAACCAATAAGTTTCTTATCAGTTGAAGGGGCAAAGGAAGTCGGAGTGGAATTTAATTCTCTTTCAAAAAGCTTCAATTTAGCTGGTTGCCGGATTGGATACATAGTAGGAAATCAAGAGATTATTCATTCTTTAAATGTTCTAAAAGGTAACTTAGATTACGGTGTATTTTTACCAGTCCAAAAGGCAGCCATTGCTGCACTGACAGTAGAAACGGATTTTAGTGACCAATTACGAGCGACCTATAAAAAAAGAAGAGACAAATTAGTTAACGGATTAAGTGCATTAGGGTGGAAGGTTACAAGTCCGAGTGCGTCTATGTTTGTATGGGCAAGAATACCAAATGGTACTACATCGACGAAATTTGCTTATGATCTTTTAGATAAAGCTGGAGTGGTTGTCACACCAGGTAACGCTTTTGGTGAGTCAGGGGAAGGGTATGTACGGATCGCTCTTGTTCAAGATGAAGTGACATTGGAGAGAGCTATAAGCCAAATTAAATCCAGTGGTTTATTTACAAACGATTAG
- a CDS encoding DUF3896 family protein, giving the protein MDYKQVKEKLEASKMELIHKLQKPNLSHEEKDNLEKSIANIDYIIELTDMNHYERG; this is encoded by the coding sequence ATGGATTACAAACAAGTTAAAGAAAAATTAGAGGCATCTAAGATGGAGTTAATTCATAAGTTACAGAAACCGAATTTATCTCATGAGGAAAAAGATAATCTCGAAAAATCAATTGCTAATATAGATTATATTATTGAACTAACTGATATGAACCATTATGAGCGTGGTTGA
- a CDS encoding cold-shock protein produces MAFGRKFEEEVVKVETKVWECSSDECKCWLRDNFKSTEIPACPLCNSEMVEATRELQALTNHSAINKATS; encoded by the coding sequence ATGGCATTTGGTAGAAAATTTGAAGAAGAAGTAGTAAAAGTTGAAACAAAAGTTTGGGAATGTTCTTCGGATGAGTGTAAATGTTGGCTGCGAGATAATTTTAAAAGCACGGAAATTCCAGCTTGTCCATTGTGTAACAGTGAGATGGTAGAAGCTACTCGAGAGCTCCAAGCGCTTACAAACCATAGTGCTATTAATAAAGCTACAAGCTAA
- a CDS encoding pyridoxamine 5'-phosphate oxidase family protein, whose translation MSNNNTTTLSPELVNLLQGEKIVSLVTMDAETKKPNLTIVSWLVAHEGGKVIKFALGHKGTSVTNIQANPEITLGVIGAGSCYSIRGNASISEIIEKTMKYRVVTVEVEEVEDIIFYGGQITSEPEYVKTYNEELAKKLDAEVYEMLKQ comes from the coding sequence TTGAGTAATAATAATACAACTACGTTAAGCCCAGAATTAGTAAATTTACTTCAAGGAGAGAAAATTGTTTCCTTGGTTACAATGGATGCTGAGACAAAAAAGCCTAACTTAACTATTGTTTCTTGGTTAGTAGCTCATGAAGGCGGTAAAGTTATTAAGTTTGCATTAGGACATAAAGGCACAAGCGTTACCAATATTCAAGCAAACCCTGAAATTACCCTTGGTGTCATTGGTGCAGGTAGCTGCTATTCCATTAGAGGAAATGCATCAATTTCCGAGATTATTGAAAAAACAATGAAATATCGAGTGGTAACTGTTGAGGTTGAAGAGGTTGAAGATATTATCTTCTACGGTGGTCAAATCACGAGTGAGCCAGAGTATGTAAAAACGTACAACGAAGAGCTTGCTAAAAAGCTTGATGCCGAAGTATATGAAATGCTAAAACAATAA
- a CDS encoding DUF6501 family protein gives MIHKNWLDKPTIRKVKCVHTNAAKYMVDRALTAGQEYDLKNETEEFYFIVDNTGKVGGYYKEYFA, from the coding sequence ATGATTCATAAAAATTGGTTAGACAAACCAACCATTCGTAAGGTGAAATGTGTACATACAAATGCAGCAAAATATATGGTAGATCGTGCTTTAACAGCAGGGCAAGAGTATGATTTGAAAAATGAAACAGAGGAGTTTTACTTTATCGTTGATAACACTGGTAAAGTTGGCGGGTATTATAAAGAATATTTTGCTTAG
- a CDS encoding DinB family protein: MNFKLNEAIEVLERTPQTLEHFLVGLNKDWLLCNEGEGTWNIIEVMNHLIEGEKTNWIPRIEIILNEGESRPFPVFDRYSHLTDGNNRSIEDKMIEFKTCRAESLSKLKTLIKAEMDLELSGIHPAFGKVHIRELLSTWVVHDLTHLNQVTRIMAERYREDVGPWKEYLGILRRNKTGN, encoded by the coding sequence TTGAATTTTAAGCTGAATGAAGCCATTGAGGTGTTAGAGCGAACACCGCAAACATTGGAGCATTTTTTAGTTGGATTAAATAAAGACTGGTTATTGTGTAACGAAGGTGAAGGTACATGGAACATTATTGAAGTAATGAATCACTTAATTGAGGGTGAAAAGACCAACTGGATACCGAGAATAGAAATTATTCTTAACGAGGGAGAAAGCAGGCCATTCCCGGTTTTTGATCGTTATTCACATTTAACCGATGGCAATAACAGATCAATTGAGGATAAAATGATTGAATTTAAGACCTGCAGAGCAGAAAGTTTATCTAAATTGAAGACGCTTATCAAAGCTGAGATGGATCTGGAATTAAGCGGCATTCATCCTGCCTTTGGGAAAGTCCACATAAGGGAATTATTATCAACCTGGGTTGTACATGACTTAACACACCTAAATCAAGTAACTAGAATAATGGCTGAGAGATACAGAGAAGACGTAGGACCATGGAAGGAATATTTAGGGATATTGAGAAGGAACAAGACAGGGAATTAG
- a CDS encoding endonuclease MutS2, producing the protein MNQNTMKTLQFQMIKDAISKYCISELGKEKVDLLSPSTNKKQILSWLEEVTEAKEILRKSSSVPIHGLKGVQLILNNMNKGVPLRPDQLLAVYDLIDCAEKLRRFMKDKEGIAPKISTFVYSLFDLQDLASEIARCIRNGRVDDYASKELLKIRKQIAILEERIKDKIDKVVKSTKYAKYLQDAIVSVRNGRYVIPVKKEYRKNVNGTVLDASASGSTVYIEPEEISIIQDEISGLKFEEEVEEHQILMMLTGRVEKHEQEIKVSVDTMAHYDFVFAKAKYSHAISGRSVQINEHHTIKLRGAKHPLLHEQAVPLSLVIGEEYDALVITGPNTGGKTVTIITVALLTLMAQSGIHIPVEEESEIAIFHQILVDIGDGQSIEQSLSTFSSHIKNIIEILKETTFQTLVLLDELGSGTDPAEGMGLATAILQELYKKGATILATTHYSEIKDYATNTEGFQNGSMEFDIETLKPTYRLIVGKGGKSQAFAISLKLGIHPQIIENAHKITYKEEKKYGYSDDFRKGELDRQLGSENKHIRSQKHKVKEEQKKDIFEFSIGDNVKIPSLNEIGIVFKPVNEKGDLIVLVKGEKQVINQKRVNLYIKAEELYPEDYDMSIIFETKENRRIDKLLSKKHVEGLKIERNE; encoded by the coding sequence TTGAATCAAAATACAATGAAAACATTACAATTTCAAATGATTAAAGATGCAATTTCGAAATACTGTATTTCTGAATTAGGAAAAGAGAAGGTTGATTTGCTGTCGCCGTCTACAAATAAAAAGCAAATTCTTTCCTGGCTAGAAGAGGTGACAGAAGCAAAGGAAATTTTACGAAAAAGTTCTAGTGTTCCTATTCATGGCTTAAAAGGTGTACAACTTATTTTAAATAACATGAACAAAGGTGTACCTTTACGACCAGACCAACTACTAGCGGTCTATGATTTAATTGATTGTGCTGAAAAACTACGAAGGTTTATGAAAGATAAAGAGGGAATTGCACCTAAGATTAGTACTTTTGTTTATTCATTATTTGATTTACAAGATTTAGCCAGTGAAATTGCAAGATGTATTCGAAATGGTAGGGTAGATGACTATGCTTCTAAGGAACTCTTGAAAATCAGAAAGCAAATTGCAATCCTTGAAGAAAGGATAAAGGATAAAATCGATAAAGTAGTAAAGTCAACAAAGTATGCTAAATATTTGCAGGATGCAATTGTTAGTGTCAGAAATGGACGGTATGTTATTCCTGTTAAAAAAGAGTATCGAAAAAATGTAAATGGTACGGTGTTAGATGCTTCTGCTTCTGGGTCTACAGTCTATATTGAACCAGAGGAAATCTCCATTATACAAGATGAAATTAGTGGATTGAAATTTGAAGAAGAAGTGGAAGAGCATCAAATATTAATGATGTTAACCGGCAGAGTAGAAAAACATGAACAAGAAATCAAGGTATCTGTTGATACAATGGCCCATTATGACTTTGTTTTTGCAAAAGCGAAGTATAGTCATGCCATTAGTGGTCGTTCGGTTCAAATCAATGAACATCATACGATTAAGTTAAGAGGTGCTAAGCATCCATTATTACATGAACAGGCTGTGCCATTATCATTGGTTATTGGTGAAGAATATGATGCTCTTGTGATTACAGGTCCAAACACTGGTGGGAAAACAGTTACCATTATAACAGTCGCGTTGTTAACGCTTATGGCACAATCTGGTATCCATATTCCGGTAGAAGAAGAAAGTGAGATTGCGATTTTTCATCAAATCTTAGTGGATATTGGGGATGGCCAAAGTATTGAGCAATCGCTTAGTACGTTTTCATCACACATTAAGAATATCATTGAGATTTTAAAGGAAACAACCTTCCAAACGCTTGTATTACTTGATGAATTAGGGTCTGGAACAGATCCAGCTGAAGGAATGGGTCTAGCTACAGCTATTTTACAGGAGCTTTATAAAAAAGGGGCGACTATACTAGCAACAACGCATTATAGTGAGATTAAGGATTATGCAACCAATACAGAAGGATTCCAAAATGGGTCGATGGAGTTTGATATTGAAACCCTTAAGCCAACCTATCGTTTAATTGTTGGAAAAGGAGGGAAAAGCCAAGCTTTTGCGATTTCATTGAAACTAGGCATACATCCTCAAATTATTGAAAATGCTCATAAAATTACGTATAAAGAAGAAAAGAAATATGGTTATTCTGATGATTTTAGAAAAGGTGAGTTAGATCGTCAATTGGGTTCCGAAAACAAGCATATTAGAAGCCAAAAACACAAAGTAAAGGAAGAACAGAAAAAAGATATATTTGAATTTAGCATAGGAGATAATGTCAAAATTCCTTCTTTGAACGAGATTGGTATAGTATTTAAACCGGTTAATGAAAAAGGAGATTTAATTGTACTCGTAAAAGGAGAAAAACAAGTAATAAACCAAAAAAGAGTAAATCTCTATATAAAGGCTGAGGAGCTTTATCCTGAGGATTATGATATGAGCATTATCTTTGAAACCAAAGAAAATAGAAGGATTGATAAGCTGCTTTCTAAAAAGCATGTAGAAGGATTAAAAATAGAGAGGAATGAGTAA
- a CDS encoding TetR family transcriptional regulator, with the protein MSPKVTEEYKEERKKEILKAAFEVFCKKGFEPTTMKDIVDASGLSRGGVYQYYSSTEEMFRDIIDRNDKVGREELSKVVGASDSVWKVIKDSVNGYREVPTTNFAIVQFEFAVISWRSDSEDRFDYILNRLKFWRKNLVDLINEGVKRGEFHPVQKVEAIVDFMTNVFDGLILHHHLAGASEIDVDGQVDALLFYLKNVLQVKED; encoded by the coding sequence ATGTCACCGAAAGTGACGGAGGAATACAAAGAGGAACGTAAGAAAGAGATTTTAAAGGCAGCCTTTGAAGTTTTTTGTAAAAAGGGATTTGAACCGACTACGATGAAGGATATTGTGGACGCAAGTGGATTGAGTCGTGGTGGGGTATATCAATATTATTCAAGTACTGAGGAAATGTTTAGAGATATTATTGATCGAAATGATAAGGTTGGAAGAGAAGAATTATCTAAAGTAGTAGGTGCCTCAGACTCGGTTTGGAAGGTGATAAAGGATTCAGTGAACGGTTATCGAGAAGTTCCTACTACTAATTTTGCGATTGTCCAATTTGAGTTTGCTGTAATAAGCTGGCGAAGCGATAGTGAAGACCGATTTGATTATATTTTAAATAGATTAAAGTTCTGGCGTAAGAATTTAGTCGACTTGATAAATGAAGGTGTAAAAAGAGGAGAGTTTCACCCAGTTCAAAAAGTAGAAGCAATTGTGGATTTTATGACTAATGTTTTTGATGGTCTAATTCTACACCACCATTTAGCAGGAGCAAGTGAGATAGATGTTGATGGGCAGGTTGATGCATTGTTGTTTTACTTAAAAAATGTACTACAAGTTAAAGAGGATTAA
- a CDS encoding thiamine pyrophosphate-binding protein, whose translation MSQTAKNVAEVLLDQLANRGVKRIYGVVGDAILGFMDAIAKQNNIQFIAVKHESVAAMMASAEAKLTGKLAVCTATMGPGLGNLLNGLADAHMDKAPVLAITGQAPTKKIGTDFKQYIDQQEFIRPLATYTTLLSHPDAITDIVCKAVHTSLTLGAVTHISIPKDMFSFPTKAYVQNEAKLVRSSPQVNADDLQEVFSILSSARQPMILAGVGAKGAEELIQDLAAKWGSGILVSLGAKTYFANATDHLLGGIGQGGNPYADEVFKQADVVLLVGDTWWPEGYVPAEAKIVQIDLAQENIGKGIPVEIGVLGDAKETLTLLLNEMAGNSPNQDWIQTCLKAKQQWDIKNEEEGSETGTPIFPARIVRAIEKCVADDAILSIDTGDVTVWMNRNFRPKNQTFLFSGKWRTMGFGLPGALAAKLVQPDKQVVAIVGDGGLEMTLADLLTAVRYNLDITIIVFNNHALQMEKDKMIVGGYKQEGVDLTNPDFVGIAEACGLKGYQVENDSDLENTISEALQHKGPALIDVTTAAVVHPETKS comes from the coding sequence ATGAGTCAAACAGCGAAAAATGTGGCAGAGGTATTATTGGATCAATTAGCTAACAGAGGTGTAAAAAGAATATATGGAGTAGTAGGTGATGCCATCCTAGGATTCATGGATGCTATCGCCAAACAAAATAATATTCAGTTCATTGCTGTTAAGCATGAGTCTGTAGCTGCAATGATGGCATCAGCTGAAGCTAAGCTAACAGGAAAGCTTGCTGTATGCACAGCAACTATGGGACCAGGCCTTGGTAATTTACTCAACGGTTTAGCTGATGCGCATATGGATAAGGCACCTGTATTAGCCATAACTGGACAAGCACCTACTAAAAAAATTGGAACAGATTTCAAGCAATACATAGACCAACAAGAGTTCATTAGGCCTTTAGCTACATATACTACTCTACTTTCACATCCAGATGCAATTACAGATATTGTTTGTAAAGCTGTACATACTTCATTGACATTGGGAGCAGTCACTCATATTTCCATTCCAAAAGATATGTTTTCTTTTCCTACAAAGGCTTACGTTCAAAATGAAGCAAAACTGGTGAGAAGCAGCCCTCAAGTCAATGCTGACGATCTGCAAGAAGTTTTCTCTATCCTCTCGTCAGCGCGTCAGCCTATGATTCTTGCGGGTGTCGGAGCAAAAGGCGCAGAGGAACTAATTCAAGATTTGGCTGCTAAATGGGGATCGGGAATACTCGTTAGTTTAGGTGCAAAAACGTATTTTGCAAATGCTACAGATCATCTTCTAGGTGGAATCGGTCAAGGGGGTAACCCATATGCTGATGAAGTATTTAAACAGGCTGATGTCGTTCTTTTAGTAGGGGATACATGGTGGCCTGAGGGGTATGTCCCAGCAGAGGCTAAAATAGTCCAAATTGATTTAGCACAAGAGAACATAGGAAAAGGAATTCCAGTAGAAATTGGTGTTCTTGGTGATGCAAAAGAAACACTTACGCTTTTGTTAAATGAGATGGCTGGCAACTCTCCGAATCAAGATTGGATACAGACATGTTTAAAAGCAAAACAACAATGGGATATTAAAAATGAAGAAGAAGGTTCGGAAACAGGAACACCTATCTTCCCAGCTAGAATTGTACGGGCAATTGAAAAATGTGTGGCAGACGATGCAATTCTTTCCATCGATACAGGTGATGTTACGGTTTGGATGAATCGTAACTTTAGACCTAAGAATCAAACTTTTTTATTTTCCGGAAAGTGGAGAACGATGGGGTTTGGACTTCCAGGAGCACTAGCAGCAAAACTAGTTCAGCCTGATAAACAGGTAGTTGCGATAGTAGGTGACGGCGGATTAGAAATGACCTTAGCAGACTTGCTAACGGCTGTAAGATATAACTTAGATATAACGATCATTGTTTTTAATAACCATGCGCTACAGATGGAGAAAGATAAAATGATTGTTGGTGGCTATAAGCAAGAAGGGGTGGATTTAACAAATCCAGACTTTGTGGGAATTGCTGAGGCTTGCGGACTTAAGGGGTATCAGGTCGAAAATGACAGTGATCTTGAGAATACTATTAGTGAAGCATTACAGCATAAAGGTCCTGCATTAATCGATGTGACTACAGCCGCTGTTGTTCATCCAGAAACAAAAAGTTAG
- a CDS encoding MFS transporter, protein MWTANFFIAGSLTMILPFLSLYIETFGDFSSEYVQRWSGLVFGVTFVTAFIFSPIWGRIGDKYGRKKVLIILGFGLSLCVLLMGFVSSVFWLLILRLFMGLFAGFISMSQALISTQTPRHIAGKVLGTLQTGNVSGGLFGPLIGGLLADSVGFQYTFLLTAVTTGIAATLVVFGVQEIKNPKEAKEKKYSGKEVLRYIFTTPMLLMIMLISSIIQIANFAIQPLLALYVGGLNGVATNIALLSGVAFSATGLGNLFFTRQWGKIGDRIGYEKVMMLLLLLSALIYLPQAFVTNIWQLVILRFILGTVIGGLIPCRTAYIRQVAPLSIQGEVLGYNASFRFFGNVIGPAMGGILAGFMGISSVFFVTSSLFIVAAVLLYFAIQRQPVTIKGREVEG, encoded by the coding sequence ATGTGGACAGCAAATTTTTTCATTGCTGGTAGTTTAACTATGATTCTACCATTCTTGTCTCTGTATATTGAAACCTTTGGAGACTTTTCAAGTGAGTATGTACAGAGATGGTCAGGTCTGGTGTTTGGCGTTACATTTGTTACTGCGTTTATTTTCTCGCCAATTTGGGGCCGAATTGGTGATAAATATGGTCGGAAAAAGGTCCTCATCATTTTAGGATTTGGATTATCGCTGTGTGTGTTATTAATGGGATTTGTGTCATCTGTATTTTGGCTTTTAATTCTTCGCTTATTTATGGGGTTGTTTGCTGGCTTCATATCGATGTCTCAAGCATTGATTTCAACTCAAACTCCCAGGCACATTGCAGGTAAAGTGCTAGGTACATTGCAGACAGGTAATGTATCAGGAGGTTTATTTGGCCCATTAATTGGTGGTTTGCTGGCAGATTCAGTTGGATTTCAATACACTTTTCTTTTAACTGCGGTTACGACAGGTATTGCTGCAACACTTGTTGTCTTCGGAGTGCAAGAAATAAAAAATCCAAAGGAAGCCAAGGAAAAGAAATATTCAGGCAAAGAAGTACTACGCTATATTTTTACAACTCCGATGTTATTAATGATCATGTTAATCTCATCAATCATTCAAATTGCTAATTTTGCGATTCAGCCTTTACTTGCTTTATATGTAGGTGGGTTAAATGGAGTGGCTACAAATATTGCATTGTTATCAGGTGTCGCATTTTCAGCTACCGGTCTGGGAAACTTATTTTTCACTAGACAGTGGGGTAAAATTGGAGACCGGATCGGCTATGAGAAAGTAATGATGCTTTTATTACTATTGTCTGCACTCATTTACTTACCACAAGCGTTTGTAACGAATATATGGCAATTAGTTATTTTAAGATTTATTTTAGGAACAGTCATCGGGGGCTTGATACCTTGTAGAACAGCGTATATACGCCAGGTTGCTCCACTTTCAATACAGGGAGAAGTGTTAGGTTATAACGCGAGTTTTAGGTTCTTTGGAAATGTAATAGGACCAGCAATGGGAGGAATTCTAGCCGGGTTTATGGGAATATCATCTGTGTTTTTTGTAACAAGTAGCTTGTTTATTGTAGCTGCAGTCTTACTCTATTTTGCAATACAAAGGCAGCCTGTAACTATTAAAGGAAGAGAAGTAGAAGGCTAG
- a CDS encoding MFS transporter, which translates to MTVDQPSQSLWKNKAYLSLIASQTISALGDWLDILAVLTLVAVKWNASPMAVSFLMLCFVGPMIVLGPFAGSLADKYDRKKIMIISDIACAVLVLGVAFSSTLWQVYLLVFLKSCFVALFMPAKNGKLKEIVPNEQIQQAMGISSIIDNSAKILGPTLSGVLVASVGIQWAFYLDAISFILSAILLYGVPKTIHLLKEENNVLKTKESMGSSIKEGYLFLKTFPSLLLSLFLFSLTMLVLQMADTQIIVLLREMFIDPTQVTGFTMAASGLGMIVCSIVITKVKLPSVIVTTSIGGMGVGLIFALISVLAPFDESILIWLIPTLGFIGGSSFGLASIPFQISVQTQTPVTKTGRVFGTIGSFTTLATIIGMTLGGVLSQLIGVVETYIISGCSLFLLGCITIVYKKKIESRDRHVTESDGGIQRGT; encoded by the coding sequence ATGACAGTAGATCAACCGTCCCAAAGTCTATGGAAAAACAAAGCATATTTAAGTTTAATTGCTTCTCAAACGATATCAGCTTTAGGTGATTGGTTAGATATCTTAGCCGTACTAACTTTAGTGGCAGTAAAATGGAATGCTTCACCAATGGCCGTTTCATTTTTAATGCTTTGTTTCGTAGGACCAATGATCGTATTAGGGCCATTTGCTGGGAGTCTAGCGGATAAATACGATCGAAAAAAGATCATGATAATTTCTGACATTGCATGTGCGGTACTAGTTTTGGGAGTGGCCTTTTCTTCAACCTTATGGCAGGTGTATCTTCTAGTCTTCCTAAAAAGCTGTTTTGTAGCACTGTTTATGCCTGCTAAAAACGGGAAGTTAAAAGAGATTGTTCCAAATGAACAAATACAGCAAGCAATGGGTATTAGTAGCATAATCGACAATAGTGCAAAAATCCTTGGACCAACTCTTAGCGGGGTTTTGGTAGCATCTGTAGGAATTCAGTGGGCTTTTTACTTAGATGCCATTTCATTTATACTATCAGCAATACTTTTATACGGGGTACCAAAAACGATTCATTTACTAAAAGAAGAGAATAATGTTCTAAAGACGAAAGAGTCTATGGGAAGCTCGATAAAGGAGGGCTATTTATTTCTTAAAACATTCCCATCATTATTACTAAGCTTGTTTCTATTTAGTCTAACGATGTTGGTTCTACAAATGGCCGATACCCAGATAATCGTACTACTAAGAGAGATGTTTATAGATCCAACACAGGTTACTGGTTTTACGATGGCTGCAAGTGGTCTTGGGATGATTGTGTGCTCGATTGTTATTACAAAGGTAAAATTACCTTCAGTTATCGTAACAACTTCGATAGGAGGCATGGGGGTTGGTCTAATATTTGCACTCATTTCAGTATTAGCTCCATTTGATGAATCAATTTTGATATGGCTTATTCCAACTCTTGGTTTTATTGGTGGCTCATCATTTGGATTGGCATCCATACCATTTCAAATCTCTGTTCAAACACAAACACCGGTTACGAAAACAGGGAGAGTGTTCGGTACAATAGGCAGTTTTACAACTCTTGCTACGATTATAGGAATGACACTGGGTGGTGTTTTGTCACAACTAATTGGTGTTGTCGAGACATATATCATTTCAGGATGTAGCTTATTTCTACTAGGTTGTATTACTATAGTATATAAGAAGAAAATTGAAAGTAGGGATCGTCATGTCACCGAAAGTGACGGAGGAATACAAAGAGGAACGTAA
- a CDS encoding Parvovirus coat protein VP1-like protein has product MHRRRRQGLCLGGYRWCGPGCHGPGAPVNGVDSCCHKHDLCYQRYGPSCRCDKELLGCLRSRQHVRSREGRDARLFYEFMKLKYMFNCR; this is encoded by the coding sequence ATGCATAGGAGAAGAAGACAAGGTCTATGCTTAGGAGGATATAGATGGTGTGGACCTGGTTGTCATGGTCCCGGAGCACCAGTAAATGGTGTTGATTCATGCTGTCATAAACATGATCTATGCTATCAAAGATATGGGCCTTCATGTAGATGTGATAAAGAGCTACTAGGTTGTTTGCGCTCAAGACAACATGTACGAAGTAGAGAAGGAAGAGATGCCCGTTTGTTTTATGAATTTATGAAATTAAAATACATGTTCAACTGTAGATAG